Proteins encoded within one genomic window of Micromonospora halotolerans:
- a CDS encoding metallopeptidase family protein, translating into MTSPENRRPGSGRRTHRDRHGRGLRGRLVPATVPLARTKAEVFDDLVLDTVETLERRFAKELAGVEFAVEDVPPDLNVYDSDVLEDGEVPLARLLPGRPGRQEVPPRIVLYRRPLEFRAMDREDLADLVHDVIIEQVANLLGVDPDELA; encoded by the coding sequence ATGACGAGCCCGGAAAACCGCCGCCCCGGCTCCGGCCGGCGCACCCACCGCGACCGCCACGGGCGGGGCCTGCGGGGGCGGCTGGTGCCGGCCACCGTGCCGCTGGCCCGGACCAAGGCCGAGGTCTTCGACGACCTGGTGCTGGACACGGTGGAGACGCTCGAACGCCGCTTCGCCAAGGAGCTGGCCGGGGTCGAGTTCGCCGTCGAGGACGTCCCGCCGGACCTGAACGTCTACGACTCGGACGTGCTGGAGGACGGCGAGGTGCCGCTCGCCCGCCTGCTGCCCGGTCGCCCGGGCCGCCAGGAGGTGCCGCCGCGGATCGTGCTCTACCGGCGGCCGCTGGAGTTCCGCGCCATGGACCGCGAGGACCTCGCGGACCTCGTGCACGACGTGATCATCGAGCAGGTGGCGAACCTGCTCGGCGTCGACCCCGACGAACTGGCCTGA
- a CDS encoding bifunctional FO biosynthesis protein CofGH, giving the protein MDDRTEPVPTEASVRRALGRAATGRALDVAEASPLLTARGTALDELLRIAGEIRDAGLREAGRPGVVTFSKKVFIPLTRLCRDRCHYCTFATVPHRLPAAYLEKDEVLAIAREGAAQGCKEALFTLGDRPEERWPAARRWLDERGYDSTLDYLRACAVAVLEETGLLPHLNPGVLSWSELQRLKPVAPSMGMMLETTATRLWSEPGGPHYGSPDKEPAVRLRVLDDAGRVGVPFTTGLLIGIGETRAERVDALFAIRRAHREYGHLQEVIVQNFRAKPDTAMRGMPDAELHDLAATVAVARVLLGPKARIQAPPNLIEGEYDLLLRAGIDDWGGVSPVTPDHVNPERPWPHLDELARRTGQAGFTLRERLTVYPEYVRAGDPWLDPRLLPHVTALADPETGLAVEAALPVGRPWQEPEEVFGGRTDLHVTIDTTGRTGDRRGDFDDVYGDWSEVAARVAVPVAVASDPDLRAGLRLAADDPAALLEPAHEAKALALFGADGPALDELCRIADDVRRAAVGDDVTYVVNRNINFTNVCYVGCRFCAFAQRESDADAFRLSVAQVADRAEEAWAAGATEVCLQGGIDPKLPVTGYADIVRAIKARVPGMHVHAFSPMEIVTAAAKAGVPVKEWLLQLREAGLDTIPGTAAEILDDEVRWVLTKGKLPAAAWVEVVGTAHELGIRSSSTMMYGHVDHPGQWLAHFRVLAGLQDRTGGFTEFVALPFVHTNAPIYLAGIARPGPTWRENRVVHAMARLLLHGRIANIQCSWVKLGDAGTVAMLQGGCNDLGGTLMEETISRMAGSGNGSARTEEQLRGIAAAAGRPVRKRTTAYGHVGA; this is encoded by the coding sequence CCCTGGGCCGGGCCGCCACCGGCCGGGCGCTGGACGTGGCCGAGGCGAGCCCGCTGCTCACGGCGCGCGGCACGGCCCTGGACGAGCTGCTCCGGATCGCCGGGGAGATCCGCGACGCCGGGCTGCGGGAGGCCGGCCGCCCGGGCGTCGTCACCTTCTCCAAGAAGGTCTTCATCCCGCTGACCCGGCTGTGCCGGGACCGCTGCCACTACTGCACCTTCGCCACGGTGCCGCACCGGCTGCCCGCCGCGTACCTGGAGAAGGACGAGGTCCTCGCCATCGCCCGGGAGGGCGCCGCCCAGGGCTGCAAGGAGGCCCTGTTCACCCTGGGCGACCGCCCCGAGGAGCGCTGGCCGGCGGCCCGCCGGTGGCTGGACGAGCGGGGCTACGACTCCACCCTCGACTACCTGCGCGCCTGCGCCGTGGCGGTGCTGGAGGAGACCGGGCTGCTGCCGCACCTCAACCCGGGCGTGCTGTCCTGGTCGGAGTTGCAGCGGCTCAAGCCGGTCGCGCCGAGCATGGGCATGATGCTGGAGACCACCGCCACCCGGCTCTGGTCGGAGCCCGGCGGCCCGCACTACGGCTCGCCGGACAAGGAGCCGGCGGTGCGGCTGCGGGTGCTCGACGACGCCGGCCGGGTCGGCGTGCCGTTCACCACCGGCCTGCTGATCGGCATCGGGGAGACCCGGGCCGAGCGGGTCGACGCGCTCTTCGCCATCCGCCGGGCGCACCGGGAGTACGGCCACCTCCAGGAGGTGATCGTGCAGAACTTCCGCGCCAAGCCGGACACCGCCATGCGCGGGATGCCCGACGCGGAGCTGCACGACCTCGCGGCCACGGTGGCGGTGGCGCGGGTGCTGCTCGGCCCGAAGGCCCGGATCCAGGCCCCGCCCAACCTCATCGAGGGCGAGTACGACCTGCTGCTGCGCGCCGGCATCGACGACTGGGGCGGCGTCTCGCCGGTCACCCCGGACCACGTCAACCCCGAGCGCCCCTGGCCGCACCTGGACGAGTTGGCCCGGCGCACCGGGCAGGCCGGCTTCACCCTGCGCGAGCGCCTGACCGTCTACCCGGAGTACGTCCGGGCCGGCGATCCGTGGCTCGACCCGCGCCTGCTGCCGCACGTCACCGCCCTGGCCGACCCGGAGACCGGGCTGGCCGTCGAGGCGGCCCTGCCGGTGGGCCGGCCGTGGCAGGAGCCGGAGGAGGTGTTCGGCGGCCGGACCGACCTGCACGTCACCATCGACACCACCGGGCGGACCGGGGACCGGCGCGGCGACTTCGACGACGTCTACGGCGACTGGTCGGAGGTGGCCGCGAGGGTGGCCGTGCCGGTCGCCGTGGCGAGCGACCCCGACCTGCGTGCCGGTCTGCGGCTGGCCGCCGACGATCCGGCCGCGCTGTTGGAACCGGCGCACGAGGCGAAGGCGCTGGCGCTGTTCGGCGCGGACGGGCCGGCGCTGGACGAGCTGTGCCGGATCGCCGACGACGTGCGGCGGGCCGCGGTCGGCGACGACGTCACCTACGTGGTCAACCGCAACATCAACTTCACCAACGTCTGCTACGTGGGCTGCCGGTTCTGCGCCTTCGCGCAGCGGGAGAGCGACGCCGACGCGTTCCGGCTCTCCGTGGCGCAGGTCGCCGACCGGGCCGAGGAGGCGTGGGCGGCCGGCGCCACCGAGGTCTGCCTCCAGGGCGGCATCGACCCGAAGCTGCCGGTCACCGGCTACGCCGACATCGTCCGGGCGATCAAGGCACGGGTGCCGGGGATGCACGTCCACGCGTTCTCCCCGATGGAGATCGTCACCGCCGCCGCCAAGGCCGGCGTGCCCGTGAAGGAGTGGCTGCTTCAGCTCCGCGAGGCCGGCCTGGACACCATCCCGGGCACCGCCGCCGAGATCCTCGACGACGAGGTGCGCTGGGTGCTCACGAAGGGCAAACTGCCGGCCGCCGCCTGGGTCGAGGTGGTCGGCACGGCCCACGAGCTGGGCATCCGGTCCAGCTCCACCATGATGTACGGCCACGTCGACCACCCGGGCCAGTGGCTGGCCCACTTCCGGGTGCTGGCCGGCCTGCAGGACCGCACGGGCGGCTTCACCGAGTTCGTGGCGCTGCCGTTCGTGCACACCAACGCGCCGATCTACCTGGCCGGCATCGCCCGGCCCGGCCCGACCTGGCGGGAGAACCGGGTCGTGCACGCGATGGCGCGGCTGCTGCTGCACGGCCGCATCGCCAACATCCAGTGCTCCTGGGTGAAACTCGGCGACGCCGGCACGGTCGCCATGCTCCAGGGTGGCTGCAACGACCTGGGCGGCACCCTCATGGAGGAGACCATCTCCCGGATGGCCGGCTCGGGCAACGGCTCGGCCCGCACCGAGGAGCAGCTCCGGGGGATCGCGGCGGCGGCGGGCCGACCGGTCCGCAAGCGGACGACCGCGTACGGTCACGTCGGCGCGTAG
- a CDS encoding phospholipase, with protein sequence MHGQQHILGPSESGSVVLDLGGDSGALIIHTGRELHGREIEISRADRDEPRTHSAVRERHVRDGLFHSAVYPDLPAGLYTVWWDDTTPAGAISVTGGVIAEFVWPASSPPGVD encoded by the coding sequence GTGCACGGCCAGCAGCACATCCTCGGCCCCTCGGAGAGCGGCAGCGTCGTGCTCGACCTGGGCGGCGACTCCGGCGCACTGATCATCCACACCGGACGGGAGCTGCACGGCCGCGAGATCGAGATCAGCCGCGCCGACCGGGACGAGCCGCGCACGCACTCGGCCGTACGGGAGCGGCACGTCCGCGACGGGCTGTTCCACAGCGCCGTCTACCCGGACCTGCCGGCCGGTCTCTATACCGTCTGGTGGGACGACACCACCCCCGCCGGCGCGATCTCGGTCACCGGCGGCGTGATCGCCGAATTCGTCTGGCCGGCCAGCTCACCGCCGGGAGTGGACTGA
- a CDS encoding DUF4331 domain-containing protein, whose protein sequence is MSSHREAPEIAKDPVADSSDLYAFVSPSQPDTVTLIANYVPVQLPSGGPNFFEFGDDVRYEIHVDNDGDGNPDVTYRFEFTTEITNPNSFLYNTGPIESLDSKNWNRRQFYRLTRIADGRERVLAHKLPCPPCNVGPLSTPGYQDLVRQATFRLSTGEKVFAGQRADGFFVDLGAIFDLGTLRPFQQLHVAGKKLFKTEGEPVNALDRLNVHSIAVQVPLAKVRRKASRYGYADRASTIGVWTTASRQQVRVLGDRAAADTAAGPFTQVSRLGNPLFNEVVVPMSKKDLWNTLPPAEDKRFAQFVEHPELAALLPALYPGVFPSLDALNKSKKPRADLVAILLTGVPAGLIDGFANTTGDLQADMLRLNTAIRPSPKPDRFGVLGGDLAGFPNGRRVGDDVVTIALRAIAGLTVPLVDKTFKPDAAATAVTPGLSAADVTAPFLGDFPFLGTPYDGFNNPPAKKS, encoded by the coding sequence ATGTCCTCTCACCGTGAGGCCCCGGAGATAGCCAAGGATCCGGTCGCCGACAGCTCCGACCTGTACGCGTTCGTCAGCCCGAGCCAGCCCGACACGGTCACGTTGATCGCCAACTACGTGCCGGTGCAGCTCCCCTCCGGCGGCCCCAACTTCTTCGAGTTCGGCGACGACGTCCGGTACGAGATTCACGTCGACAACGACGGCGACGGAAATCCCGACGTCACCTATCGTTTCGAATTCACGACGGAGATCACGAATCCGAACAGCTTTCTTTACAACACCGGGCCGATCGAGTCGCTGGACAGCAAGAACTGGAACCGGCGCCAGTTCTACCGGTTGACCCGGATCGCCGACGGCCGGGAGCGCGTGCTGGCGCACAAGTTGCCCTGCCCGCCGTGCAACGTGGGACCGCTGTCCACGCCCGGATACCAGGACCTGGTGCGGCAGGCGACGTTCCGGCTGTCGACGGGGGAGAAGGTCTTCGCCGGCCAGCGGGCCGACGGCTTCTTCGTCGACCTGGGCGCCATCTTCGACCTCGGCACGCTGCGCCCCTTTCAGCAGCTGCACGTGGCCGGCAAGAAGCTGTTCAAGACCGAGGGTGAGCCGGTCAACGCGCTGGACCGGTTGAACGTGCACAGCATCGCCGTGCAGGTCCCGCTCGCCAAGGTCCGGCGCAAGGCCAGCCGGTACGGCTACGCCGACCGCGCCTCGACCATCGGCGTCTGGACGACGGCCTCCCGCCAGCAGGTCCGTGTCCTCGGCGACCGGGCCGCCGCGGACACGGCCGCCGGCCCCTTCACTCAGGTCTCCCGGCTGGGCAACCCACTGTTCAACGAGGTCGTCGTGCCGATGTCCAAGAAGGACCTGTGGAACACGCTGCCGCCCGCCGAGGACAAGCGGTTCGCCCAGTTCGTCGAGCATCCCGAGCTGGCCGCGCTCCTGCCCGCGCTCTACCCGGGCGTCTTCCCCAGCCTGGACGCGCTGAACAAGTCGAAGAAGCCGCGTGCCGACCTGGTGGCGATCCTGCTCACCGGCGTGCCGGCCGGGCTGATCGACGGTTTCGCCAACACGACCGGGGACCTGCAGGCCGACATGCTGCGGCTGAACACGGCGATCCGGCCGAGCCCCAAGCCGGACCGGTTCGGGGTGCTCGGCGGTGACCTGGCGGGCTTCCCGAACGGCCGGCGGGTGGGTGACGACGTGGTGACCATCGCGCTGCGGGCCATCGCCGGGCTGACCGTGCCGCTGGTCGACAAGACGTTCAAGCCGGACGCGGCGGCGACCGCCGTGACCCCGGGCCTGAGCGCCGCCGACGTGACCGCGCCGTTCCTGGGCGATTTCCCGTTCCTCGGCACGCCGTACGACGGGTTCAACAACCCGCCGGCGAAGAAGTCCTGA
- a CDS encoding NAD(P)/FAD-dependent oxidoreductase: MRYQELSYWLSSVTEPLTPRPGLPGDTDADVVIVGAGYTGLWTAYYLAAADPTLRIVVLEKEIAGYGASGRNGGWCSALFPTSLPALARRHGRDRALAMQRAMHSTVREVGRVVAAEGIDCDWTAGGTVVLARTDVQLGRARAAVAEAREHGLDDADLVLLDAAEAAARCHADGVRGGTYTPHCAAVHPAKLVRGLAAAVERRGVRVFERTPVTALRPGAAVTPAGVVRAPVVVRATEGFTPALPGQRRAVAPVYSLMVATEPLPAATWAEIGLAERETFSDYRHVIIYGQRTADGRLAFGGRGAPYHYGSRVRPDFDREPRVFAALRRVLGELFPVLGPDVPVTHTWGGPLGVARDWAASVGLDRSTGLGWAGGYVGDGVGTSNLAGRTLADLIRGEQTDLTALPWVNHRSPRWEPEPLRWLAVNAGLKVMFSADEAERRTNRPSRRAKAFSHLLGH; this comes from the coding sequence ATGCGCTACCAGGAGCTGTCGTACTGGCTGTCCAGCGTGACCGAGCCGCTGACGCCGCGCCCCGGCCTGCCCGGCGACACCGACGCCGACGTGGTGATCGTGGGCGCCGGATACACCGGGCTGTGGACCGCGTACTACCTCGCCGCGGCCGACCCGACGCTGCGGATCGTGGTGCTGGAGAAGGAGATCGCCGGGTACGGCGCCTCCGGCCGCAACGGCGGCTGGTGCTCCGCCCTGTTCCCCACCTCCCTGCCGGCGCTGGCCCGGCGGCACGGCCGCGACCGGGCGCTCGCCATGCAGCGGGCCATGCACTCCACGGTCCGCGAGGTCGGCCGGGTGGTCGCCGCCGAGGGCATCGACTGCGACTGGACGGCCGGCGGCACCGTGGTGCTGGCCCGCACCGACGTGCAGCTCGGCCGGGCCCGGGCCGCCGTCGCGGAAGCCCGCGAGCACGGGCTCGACGACGCCGACCTGGTGCTGCTCGACGCCGCCGAGGCCGCCGCCCGCTGCCACGCCGACGGGGTACGCGGCGGCACGTACACGCCGCACTGCGCCGCCGTGCACCCGGCGAAGCTGGTCCGGGGCCTGGCCGCGGCGGTGGAACGCCGAGGCGTACGCGTCTTCGAGCGGACCCCGGTGACCGCGCTGCGGCCCGGGGCGGCGGTGACCCCGGCCGGCGTGGTCCGCGCACCGGTGGTGGTCCGGGCGACCGAGGGCTTCACGCCGGCCCTGCCCGGCCAGCGGCGGGCCGTCGCGCCGGTCTACTCGCTCATGGTGGCCACCGAACCGCTGCCCGCGGCGACCTGGGCGGAGATCGGGCTGGCCGAGCGGGAGACGTTCTCCGACTACCGGCACGTCATCATCTACGGCCAGCGCACCGCCGACGGCCGGCTCGCCTTCGGTGGGCGGGGCGCCCCCTACCACTACGGCTCCCGGGTCCGCCCCGACTTCGACCGCGAGCCGCGGGTCTTCGCGGCGCTGCGCCGCGTGCTCGGCGAACTCTTCCCGGTGCTGGGCCCGGACGTGCCGGTGACGCACACCTGGGGCGGGCCGCTCGGCGTGGCCCGGGACTGGGCCGCCTCGGTGGGGCTGGACCGGTCGACCGGGCTCGGCTGGGCGGGCGGCTACGTCGGCGACGGCGTCGGCACGAGCAACCTGGCCGGCCGTACCCTGGCCGACCTGATCCGCGGCGAGCAGACCGACCTGACCGCCCTCCCCTGGGTCAACCACCGCTCCCCGCGATGGGAACCGGAACCCCTGCGCTGGCTCGCGGTCAACGCCGGCCTGAAGGTCATGTTCTCGGCGGACGAAGCGGAACGACGCACCAACCGCCCCTCCCGCCGAGCGAAGGCCTTCTCCCACCTCCTGGGCCACTAA
- a CDS encoding WhiB family transcriptional regulator: protein MDGQLEVADLLGNAPEWQERALCSQTDPEAFFPEKGGSTREAKRICSRCEVKTECLEYALGHDERFGIWGGLSERERRKLKRRVAA from the coding sequence ATGGACGGCCAGCTCGAGGTGGCCGACCTGCTCGGAAACGCGCCGGAGTGGCAGGAGCGGGCGCTGTGCTCGCAGACCGACCCGGAGGCGTTTTTTCCCGAGAAGGGCGGCTCGACCCGCGAGGCGAAGCGCATCTGCTCGCGGTGTGAAGTGAAGACGGAGTGTCTCGAATACGCGCTCGGCCACGACGAGCGGTTCGGGATCTGGGGTGGGCTCTCCGAGCGGGAGCGGCGCAAGCTCAAGCGGCGGGTAGCCGCCTGA
- a CDS encoding DUF3499 domain-containing protein, with amino-acid sequence MRSPRRCSRNGCPRQAVATLTYVYNESTAVVGPLAAFAEPHTYDLCEPHARNLTAPRGWDVVRHEGEFEPPPPTTDDLVALAEAVREAARPAPPRPPSDDNHQTPQPHQQGRRGHLRVIPPNH; translated from the coding sequence GTGAGGTCACCACGGCGCTGCTCCCGTAACGGCTGCCCCCGGCAAGCGGTCGCCACATTGACCTATGTCTACAACGAGTCCACGGCCGTGGTGGGCCCCCTCGCCGCGTTCGCCGAGCCGCACACGTACGACCTGTGCGAGCCGCACGCCCGCAACCTGACCGCCCCGCGTGGCTGGGACGTGGTGCGTCACGAGGGCGAGTTCGAGCCCCCGCCGCCCACCACGGACGACCTGGTCGCCCTGGCCGAGGCCGTCCGCGAGGCCGCCCGCCCGGCACCCCCACGCCCACCGTCGGACGACAACCACCAGACCCCCCAGCCCCACCAACAGGGCCGCCGCGGCCACCTCCGCGTAATCCCCCCGAACCACTGA